A genomic segment from Blastocatellia bacterium encodes:
- a CDS encoding amino acid permease, producing the protein MKPFQATAKDVPHEAPGEFTRALGLFDSTMIVVGIMIGSGIFIVSADMARQIGSPGGLLLAWVITGVLTIAGALSYGELAAMMPRAGGQYVYLREAFSPLWGFLYGWTLFLVIQTGTIAAVAVAFARFFGVLWPTISEERYLIGPVHLSSGYALSLSTNQVVAVSVIGLLTWINSRGLRYGKIVQNLFTTAKTGALIALIVLGLLVGWNAQAVEMNFGDLWTARGQVAIVPGLDATTFFGLLVALCVAQTGSLFSADAWHNITFTAGEVKNPKRTIPLSMALGTGIVITLYLLANTAYLVTLPLSGIQQAPSDRVATAMLERIFPGTGTMLMAGAIMISTFGTINGLILAGARAYYAMARDGLFFNFAGHLNSARVPGWALLLQGLWAAALVLPRTYNEATGRYGNLYSNLLDYVISAALLFYIATIVGIFRLRSRRPDLERPYRVWGYPFVPLLYIAGAATIVIVLFIYRPATTWPGLVIVLTGFPVYELFRRWRAIKT; encoded by the coding sequence CAAAGGATGTTCCTCACGAAGCGCCCGGGGAGTTTACTCGAGCGCTGGGACTGTTCGATTCCACCATGATTGTCGTGGGAATCATGATCGGATCGGGCATCTTCATTGTCTCAGCGGACATGGCCCGGCAGATCGGCAGTCCCGGCGGATTGCTCCTGGCGTGGGTCATCACCGGTGTGTTGACGATCGCGGGAGCCCTCTCTTACGGCGAGCTGGCCGCGATGATGCCGCGCGCCGGAGGCCAGTATGTTTACCTTCGCGAGGCGTTCTCGCCGCTGTGGGGCTTCCTTTACGGCTGGACGCTCTTTCTCGTCATTCAAACCGGCACGATTGCCGCCGTGGCGGTCGCTTTCGCTCGCTTTTTCGGCGTACTGTGGCCGACGATCTCGGAGGAGCGCTACCTGATCGGACCGGTGCATCTGTCGTCAGGCTATGCGCTGTCGCTGTCCACCAATCAAGTGGTGGCGGTATCGGTCATCGGACTGTTGACGTGGATCAACAGCCGCGGCTTGAGATACGGTAAGATCGTGCAGAACCTTTTCACCACGGCCAAGACCGGCGCGCTCATCGCTCTGATCGTGCTGGGGCTGCTGGTGGGCTGGAACGCGCAGGCGGTGGAGATGAATTTCGGCGACCTCTGGACGGCGCGCGGCCAGGTGGCCATTGTTCCCGGACTGGATGCGACGACGTTCTTTGGGCTGTTGGTCGCCCTCTGCGTCGCACAGACGGGATCGCTCTTTTCCGCCGATGCTTGGCACAACATCACCTTCACCGCCGGAGAGGTGAAAAATCCCAAACGCACGATTCCCCTGTCCATGGCCCTCGGCACGGGCATCGTCATCACCCTTTATCTGCTGGCCAATACCGCGTATCTCGTGACCCTGCCGCTGTCGGGGATTCAACAGGCTCCTTCGGATCGAGTGGCGACGGCGATGCTCGAACGGATTTTCCCCGGCACGGGGACGATGCTCATGGCGGGAGCCATCATGATTTCGACGTTCGGGACGATCAACGGGTTGATACTGGCCGGTGCCCGCGCCTACTATGCCATGGCCCGGGACGGCCTCTTCTTTAACTTCGCGGGTCACCTGAACTCAGCGCGCGTGCCCGGCTGGGCGCTTCTGCTGCAAGGTCTGTGGGCAGCGGCACTGGTCCTCCCCCGAACCTACAATGAAGCGACCGGCCGGTACGGAAACCTCTACAGCAATCTCCTCGATTATGTCATCTCGGCGGCGCTTCTTTTTTACATCGCCACGATCGTCGGCATCTTTCGCTTGCGCTCCCGGCGACCCGATCTGGAACGCCCCTATCGCGTCTGGGGCTATCCCTTTGTGCCGCTTCTTTACATTGCGGGAGCCGCGACGATTGTGATCGTCCTCTTCATCTACCGACCGGCAACCACCTGGCCGGGGCTGGTCATTGTGCTTACGGGATTCCCCGTTTATGAGCTGTTCCGTCGCTGGCGAGCAATCAAAACGTAG